The following proteins come from a genomic window of Bactrocera tryoni isolate S06 chromosome 1, CSIRO_BtryS06_freeze2, whole genome shotgun sequence:
- the LOC120781385 gene encoding uncharacterized protein LOC120781385: MRVTIVIFVALCLVALTFASPAGKKQAPACARDCGEKYSPLCGKEKNGSKLLTFGNECVLLRFNCEHPDGQYNIDSVGECAGNVSVRLS; this comes from the exons ATGCGAGTTACTATTGTGATTTTTGTCg CACTCTGCCTCGTGGCTCTTACTTTTGCATCTCCAGCCGGCAAAAAGCAGGCCCCAGCATGTGCACGTGATTGCGGCGAAAAATATTCACCACTATGCGGCAAAGAGAAAAATGGCAGCAAGTTGCTTACATTTGGAAATGAATGCGTATTGTTGCGTTTTAATTGCGAACATCCCGATGGAC aatATAACATAGATAGCGTAGGGGAATGTGCCGGCAATGTTAGCGTGCGCCTCTCCTAA